One Thiocapsa sp. genomic window carries:
- a CDS encoding toxic anion resistance protein: MSERERGDAAAMDPHAQGQATGARRAPTADPVAEIALADSPRAAERPLMVAEEARMSQIDEAQLGRLLQELDLNDTHSVLFFGSKAQERLTEVSDQMLEGVRAKDVGPAGAALSEMVTTLKGFRVDDLNPNRKPGFLARLTGRGRPVVKFLQEYEAVRDQIETISGQLERHKTKLLTDVTSLDRLYAANLDYFRNLEQYIAAGETKLVELDESTIPALAAQVATSTDMVDVQRLKDLRGARDDLERRVHDLKLTRQVTMQGLPSIRMVQENDKGLINKINSTLVNTVPLWRQQLAQAVTIYRSGEAADTIRAATDLTNDLLRANADNLKSANAEARRQIERGVFDIEVVKHANQTLIETIEESLAIADEGKRARAIASQELERLEADLRRTLTSASARRTDQ; this comes from the coding sequence GTGAGCGAGCGAGAGCGAGGCGATGCGGCGGCGATGGATCCTCACGCGCAGGGGCAAGCGACGGGCGCCCGGCGTGCGCCGACGGCCGACCCTGTCGCGGAGATCGCTCTCGCCGATTCGCCGCGTGCGGCGGAGCGGCCGCTCATGGTCGCCGAAGAGGCTCGGATGTCGCAGATCGACGAGGCGCAGCTCGGGCGCCTGCTGCAGGAGCTGGACCTGAACGACACCCATTCCGTCCTCTTCTTCGGCTCCAAGGCCCAAGAGCGCCTCACCGAGGTCTCGGACCAAATGCTCGAAGGCGTGCGCGCCAAAGACGTAGGCCCCGCCGGGGCCGCGCTGAGCGAGATGGTGACGACGCTCAAGGGGTTTCGTGTCGATGATCTCAATCCGAACCGCAAGCCCGGTTTCTTGGCGCGTCTGACCGGCAGAGGTCGGCCGGTCGTCAAGTTCCTGCAGGAATACGAGGCGGTCCGCGATCAGATCGAGACCATCTCCGGACAGTTGGAGCGGCACAAGACCAAGCTCCTGACCGACGTCACGTCGCTCGACCGGCTCTACGCGGCCAACCTGGACTATTTCCGGAACCTGGAGCAGTACATCGCGGCCGGCGAGACGAAGCTCGTGGAGTTGGACGAATCGACCATCCCCGCGCTGGCGGCGCAGGTCGCGACCAGCACCGACATGGTCGATGTGCAGCGCCTGAAGGATCTGCGCGGCGCCCGCGACGACCTGGAGCGGCGTGTCCATGACCTGAAGCTCACCCGTCAGGTCACCATGCAGGGCCTGCCCAGCATCCGTATGGTCCAGGAAAACGACAAGGGCCTGATCAACAAGATCAACTCGACCCTGGTCAACACCGTGCCTCTGTGGCGCCAACAGCTGGCCCAGGCCGTGACCATCTACCGTTCGGGCGAGGCGGCCGACACCATCAGGGCGGCCACCGATCTCACCAACGACCTGCTGCGGGCCAATGCCGACAACCTCAAATCGGCGAACGCCGAGGCACGCCGCCAGATCGAGCGCGGTGTCTTCGATATCGAGGTGGTCAAGCACGCCAATCAAACACTCATCGAGACGATCGAGGAGAGTCTGGCGATCGCCGACGAGGGTAAGCGCGCTCGCGCCATCGCCAGCCAGGAGCTCGAACGCCTGGAGGCCGATCTGCGTCGAACCTTGACCTCGGCGAGCGCCCGGCGAACCGATCAATAG
- a CDS encoding MBL fold metallo-hydrolase, with protein MAAPPRLTILFDNEPGLPGLTRLWGFAALIHVGGRTILFDTGSNGRVLLKNMAALGVAAESVDLLFLSHPHWDHIGGWDSVLELNPRVSVAVHEGFSKHLIRDLRGLCGELIVVGADPRPLGQGLFSTGMLDSNPPEQALVIDTGEVTAAISGCAHPGMEQIVECAGRFLGKPVQWAIGGFHLMNADPVRIEQSVRALKALGVIGVVPTHCTGDAGKAAFRQAFGTACLDGGVGREIGA; from the coding sequence ATGGCCGCTCCCCCACGCCTGACGATTCTGTTCGACAACGAGCCGGGACTTCCGGGCCTGACACGCCTCTGGGGATTCGCGGCGCTGATTCACGTCGGCGGTCGGACGATCCTGTTCGACACCGGCAGCAACGGGCGCGTGCTTCTCAAGAACATGGCCGCCCTCGGCGTCGCGGCGGAATCCGTTGACCTGCTCTTTCTCTCCCACCCCCATTGGGATCACATCGGCGGGTGGGATTCGGTCTTGGAGCTGAACCCGCGGGTGAGCGTCGCGGTACACGAGGGGTTTTCCAAGCATCTGATCCGAGACCTGCGAGGTCTGTGCGGCGAGCTGATTGTCGTCGGAGCCGATCCTCGCCCGCTCGGTCAGGGGCTTTTCTCCACCGGGATGCTGGACAGCAACCCCCCGGAGCAGGCGCTGGTGATCGACACGGGCGAGGTCACCGCCGCCATCAGCGGCTGCGCGCATCCCGGGATGGAGCAAATCGTCGAGTGTGCCGGCCGCTTCCTCGGCAAGCCGGTCCAGTGGGCGATCGGTGGCTTTCATTTGATGAACGCGGACCCCGTCAGAATCGAGCAGTCCGTTCGCGCCCTGAAGGCGCTCGGTGTCATCGGCGTGGTTCCGACCCACTGCACCGGAGACGCCGGCAAGGCGGCGTTTCGACAGGCCTTCGGTACAGCCTGCCTCGACGGCGGGGTCGGCCGGGAGATCGGCGCATGA
- a CDS encoding 5-bromo-4-chloroindolyl phosphate hydrolysis family protein, protein MAGPASTPPEQRRTLSLTELILGVRPDRNPSISARGKPRAKGTLLFLLPIPLLIGALIGLGAGRLEVVLFDGGIFALFMAAADLTRRGLRAEHAQQVLRFTRLQRIPLKTIGGLLTGAATGLAAWLSVGQGPALSLVYATVALIGFHLVYGLEPLGRARPFATDDERTRKVAAALEEAERKLIDLDRAAKTIANPELKIRLQHIGSQGRSILNQIADRPTDLFRARKFLSVYLDGVQQVADGYARTHRLADSRELEQNFRNVLVTVEQVFEEQHQRMLKTDVMDLDIQIEVLKKQLEREGIQ, encoded by the coding sequence ATGGCCGGCCCCGCGAGCACTCCTCCAGAGCAGCGCCGGACCCTGAGTCTGACCGAGCTGATTCTCGGTGTCAGGCCCGATCGCAACCCGAGCATATCCGCTCGGGGAAAACCGCGCGCAAAGGGGACACTTCTGTTCCTGCTGCCGATCCCGCTTCTGATCGGTGCCTTGATCGGTCTCGGGGCAGGGCGGTTGGAGGTCGTCCTGTTCGACGGCGGGATCTTCGCGCTGTTCATGGCGGCGGCCGATCTGACCCGCCGGGGGCTGCGCGCGGAGCACGCCCAACAGGTCCTGCGGTTTACGCGGCTCCAGCGTATCCCGCTGAAGACCATCGGCGGTTTGCTGACAGGCGCTGCGACCGGACTGGCCGCCTGGTTGTCGGTCGGTCAGGGACCGGCGCTTAGTCTCGTCTATGCGACGGTCGCCTTGATCGGCTTTCATCTGGTCTATGGGCTCGAGCCGCTCGGTCGAGCACGTCCCTTTGCGACCGACGACGAGCGGACGCGCAAGGTCGCGGCGGCCTTGGAGGAGGCCGAGCGCAAGCTGATCGATCTGGACCGCGCGGCGAAGACGATCGCCAATCCGGAGCTGAAGATCCGCCTGCAACATATCGGCTCGCAGGGTCGGTCGATCCTGAATCAGATCGCGGATCGGCCCACCGACCTGTTTCGGGCACGCAAATTTTTGAGCGTCTACCTCGACGGGGTCCAGCAGGTCGCCGACGGTTATGCGCGAACCCATCGTCTGGCGGATTCGCGTGAGTTGGAGCAGAATTTTCGCAATGTCCTGGTCACCGTCGAGCAGGTGTTCGAGGAGCAGCACCAGCGGATGCTGAAGACCGACGTGATGGACCTCGACATCCAGATCGAGGTGCTGAAGAAGCAGCTCGAGCGCGAAGGGATTCAGTGA
- a CDS encoding DUF2892 domain-containing protein encodes MTPNVGTLDRTLRIVAGVVIVGWGVYAQNWLGAIGLVPLATGLLRWCPVYLPLKLNTNK; translated from the coding sequence ATGACCCCGAATGTCGGAACACTCGATCGCACCCTCCGTATTGTCGCCGGTGTCGTCATCGTCGGCTGGGGCGTCTATGCCCAGAACTGGCTCGGCGCCATCGGGCTGGTGCCCCTGGCCACCGGGCTCTTGCGCTGGTGCCCCGTCTATTTGCCCCTCAAGCTGAACACCAACAAATAG
- the sbcB gene encoding exodeoxyribonuclease I yields MAGRPNAPTFLWHDYETWGSDPRRDRPCQFAAVRTDVDLNEIGDPCMFFCRPSTDLLPHPQACLITGITPQLAERKGLIEAEFAVAVNAELSLPGTCGVGYNSMRFDDEVTRNLLYRNLLDPYAREWRNGNSRWDLIDALRLAHALRPGGLEWPTREDGTTSFKLEHLTAANGIDHGQAHDALADVRATIALARLLRHAQPKLFDYALTLRDKRRVRELLDRGVPLLHVSARYPAAQGCIAPILPLCPHPLNSNGVICVDLRAPPELLLDLPADELRTRLFTPASALPDGVERVPLKTIHVNRAPVLAPMKTLEPAAAARWSIDPDTVADHAHRLREAAATIEEKVRAVHRAPDGPTETDPDLMIYSGGFFSDADRRAMDAIHRLDPAELSDHAPSFQDPRPGEMLLRYRARNWPETLTPEEREDWDLFRLARLTDPDAGGSLVIEQFEQCLSELVEQHAGDPDKLAILEDLADWAERVLDAEA; encoded by the coding sequence GTGGCCGGTCGTCCGAACGCGCCGACCTTTCTCTGGCACGACTACGAGACCTGGGGGTCGGATCCGCGTCGCGACCGGCCGTGCCAGTTCGCCGCCGTGCGCACGGACGTCGATCTCAACGAGATCGGCGATCCATGCATGTTTTTTTGTCGCCCCTCGACCGATCTTCTCCCGCACCCGCAAGCCTGTCTCATCACCGGCATCACGCCCCAACTCGCCGAGCGGAAGGGGCTGATCGAGGCCGAGTTCGCCGTCGCCGTCAACGCCGAGCTGAGCCTTCCCGGAACCTGCGGGGTCGGATACAACAGCATGCGCTTCGACGACGAGGTCACGCGCAACCTGCTCTACCGCAACCTGCTCGATCCCTACGCGCGCGAGTGGCGCAACGGCAATTCCCGCTGGGATCTGATCGACGCCCTGCGGCTTGCTCACGCCCTGCGCCCGGGCGGTTTGGAATGGCCGACGCGCGAGGACGGCACGACGTCGTTCAAGCTCGAGCATCTCACCGCCGCCAACGGGATCGACCACGGTCAGGCCCATGACGCGCTCGCCGACGTGCGCGCGACCATTGCGCTCGCGCGCCTCCTGCGGCACGCCCAGCCCAAGCTGTTCGACTACGCCCTCACACTGCGCGACAAGCGGCGCGTGCGCGAGCTGCTCGATCGCGGCGTGCCGCTCCTGCATGTCTCGGCGCGCTATCCGGCCGCTCAAGGCTGTATTGCGCCGATCCTGCCGCTCTGTCCACATCCACTCAACAGCAACGGCGTGATCTGTGTCGATCTGCGCGCGCCGCCGGAGCTGTTGCTCGATCTCCCCGCCGATGAGCTGCGGACCCGACTCTTTACGCCCGCAAGCGCGCTTCCCGACGGCGTCGAGCGCGTCCCGCTGAAGACGATCCACGTCAACCGCGCACCGGTTCTGGCCCCGATGAAGACCCTCGAGCCCGCGGCCGCGGCCCGCTGGTCGATCGACCCGGATACGGTCGCCGATCACGCGCACCGGTTACGCGAGGCCGCAGCGACGATCGAAGAGAAGGTCCGCGCGGTCCATCGCGCACCCGATGGACCGACCGAGACCGACCCCGATCTCATGATCTACTCGGGCGGATTCTTCTCGGACGCCGATCGTCGCGCCATGGACGCGATCCACAGACTCGACCCCGCCGAGCTGAGCGACCATGCGCCGAGCTTTCAGGATCCTCGCCCGGGCGAGATGCTGCTGCGCTATCGCGCCCGGAACTGGCCCGAGACCCTCACCCCCGAAGAGCGCGAGGACTGGGATCTGTTCCGTCTCGCCCGCCTGACCGATCCCGACGCAGGCGGCAGTCTCGTGATCGAGCAGTTCGAGCAGTGTCTGAGCGAGTTGGTCGAGCAACACGCCGGTGATCCGGACAAGCTTGCGATCCTCGAAGACCTCGCCGATTGGGCCGAGCGGGTGCTCGACGCGGAGGCGTGA
- the rplS gene encoding 50S ribosomal protein L19 encodes MSNIILQLEAEQMKAEVPEFSPGDTVVVQVRVKEGARERLQAFEGVVIAIRNRGLNSAFTVRKMSHGEGVERVFQTHSPVIAGIEVKRKGDVRRAKLYYLRGRTGKSARIREKI; translated from the coding sequence ATGAGCAACATCATTCTCCAGCTCGAAGCCGAGCAAATGAAGGCCGAAGTCCCCGAGTTTTCCCCGGGCGACACCGTCGTCGTCCAGGTCCGCGTGAAGGAAGGTGCCCGCGAGCGTCTGCAGGCCTTCGAGGGCGTGGTGATCGCGATCCGCAACCGCGGTCTGAACTCGGCCTTTACGGTCCGCAAGATGTCCCACGGCGAAGGGGTCGAGCGCGTCTTCCAGACCCATAGCCCGGTGATCGCCGGCATCGAAGTCAAGCGCAAGGGCGACGTGCGTCGCGCCAAGCTTTACTACCTTCGAGGCCGCACCGGCAAGAGCGCCCGTATCCGCGAGAAGATCTAA
- the rimM gene encoding ribosome maturation factor RimM (Essential for efficient processing of 16S rRNA) yields the protein MAGQPDSTRIVVGHIAGVYGVRGWLKVMSETDPPEGILSYSPWLLGADATTWTVDEGKRHGKGIVVSLRGCDDRDRAAALVGQDIAVVRDQLPPASHDEFYWVDLEGLSVETTAGVALGSIDHLFATGANDVIVVKGDRERLLPFVWGDVVKDVDFEQRRMLVDWDPSF from the coding sequence ATGGCCGGACAACCGGACTCGACGCGTATCGTCGTCGGACACATCGCCGGTGTGTACGGGGTACGCGGCTGGCTGAAGGTGATGTCGGAGACGGATCCTCCGGAGGGCATCCTGAGCTACTCGCCTTGGCTGCTCGGTGCGGACGCGACAACTTGGACGGTCGACGAAGGAAAGCGGCACGGCAAAGGCATCGTCGTCAGCCTTCGCGGCTGTGACGACCGCGACCGAGCGGCCGCTCTCGTCGGCCAGGATATCGCCGTCGTTCGTGATCAGCTGCCGCCGGCCTCGCACGATGAGTTTTACTGGGTCGATCTCGAAGGGCTCTCGGTCGAGACGACCGCGGGTGTCGCACTCGGCTCGATCGATCATCTCTTCGCGACCGGCGCAAACGATGTCATCGTCGTCAAGGGTGATCGTGAACGTCTATTGCCCTTCGTTTGGGGCGATGTAGTCAAGGATGTCGATTTCGAGCAGCGCCGGATGCTGGTGGATTGGGATCCGTCGTTCTAG
- the rpsP gene encoding 30S ribosomal protein S16, translated as MVTIRLSRGGSKKNPFYQIVVADIRAKRDGRYIERLGFFNPLAKGGEIELRLDRQRAQFWVERGAQPTDRVKQLLKQAAREEPATAVAA; from the coding sequence ATGGTTACGATTCGTTTATCTCGGGGTGGCTCCAAGAAGAACCCTTTTTATCAGATCGTTGTCGCCGATATCCGCGCCAAGCGTGATGGACGCTATATCGAGCGCCTTGGCTTCTTCAATCCGCTCGCCAAGGGCGGCGAGATCGAGCTGCGCCTCGATCGTCAGCGTGCGCAGTTTTGGGTCGAGCGCGGCGCTCAGCCGACCGACCGCGTCAAGCAGCTTCTGAAGCAAGCCGCTCGCGAAGAGCCGGCAACCGCAGTCGCTGCGTAA
- a CDS encoding Crp/Fnr family transcriptional regulator gives MIRDPWQRQRLLDAFPFLQETPEELRAELFDQATLVRLPVGQLICHDGAHCTQLPLVLTGTGRVYKLGENGREITLYRVHPGESCVVTTSCILSGRAFPAFAVCESAVEAVVVRPAEVRRWMATSDPWRDYIFGLIASRLQEVFGVLDAVLFQRLDQRLMAYLLGQRETTSGRGIQMTHQALAAELGSSREVISRVLKGLESQGLLRTTRGLIELLDIPALELRAREG, from the coding sequence ATGATCCGTGATCCGTGGCAGCGCCAGCGTCTCCTCGACGCCTTCCCGTTTCTGCAGGAGACGCCGGAGGAGCTCCGCGCCGAGCTATTCGATCAGGCGACATTGGTCCGGCTGCCGGTCGGTCAGCTGATCTGTCACGACGGCGCCCATTGCACGCAGCTACCCTTGGTGCTGACCGGCACCGGGCGGGTCTACAAGCTTGGCGAAAACGGTCGGGAGATCACCCTATATCGCGTTCATCCCGGCGAGAGCTGCGTGGTCACCACCTCGTGCATCCTCAGCGGGCGGGCCTTTCCGGCCTTCGCCGTGTGCGAGAGTGCGGTCGAGGCGGTCGTGGTGCGGCCGGCCGAGGTCCGCCGCTGGATGGCCACGTCCGATCCTTGGCGAGACTATATCTTTGGCTTGATCGCGAGCCGCTTGCAGGAGGTCTTCGGCGTTCTCGATGCGGTGCTGTTCCAACGCCTCGATCAACGTCTGATGGCGTATCTATTGGGACAGCGGGAAACGACCTCGGGACGGGGCATCCAGATGACGCATCAGGCCCTCGCGGCGGAGCTGGGGTCGTCGCGCGAGGTCATCAGCCGCGTCCTCAAGGGTCTGGAGTCGCAGGGACTGCTACGCACGACGCGCGGTTTGATCGAGTTGCTGGACATTCCGGCGCTCGAGCTGCGTGCGCGGGAGGGCTGA
- the ppc gene encoding phosphoenolpyruvate carboxylase, translating to MNDVPRNEALERDVQLFTALLGEVLREHSRKRVLVIVERLRDGFMQLREGDDPELREKLMKRIEGLDAQTLSEVIRAFNIYFGLVNTAEELNAYLARMDLISAGQRLWVGSFDDMARGLKDDGVSPENFQSLLEHLIYLPVFTAHPTEAKRRTTLETFRRIFLVGQDLHRSKLNDEELEDRLQEILTQIQILWKTDEVRIHKPQVTDEVRQGLYFFRESLFEAVPQVYRFLEKAVRRVYGAQCGISVPSFIRFGSWIGGDRDGNPFVKPETTELAVRMHGELVLELYLERIRKLHRMLSHASSICQPSPAFLDSLDADEDYWVDTMGQSLRRYVHEPYRRKLAMMDHRLDANLERIRARMSGRHDPTQPAGYASERDFLADLYLIRDSLHHHGDANAAAGPLQDLIRLAETFGFHLVHLDIRQESIRHTEAVTELFARQAGAPYYQAFDEEQRLMALAEAIAHPHPFVIDKATLTPETRETLEVFEVMARMRAEISESLFGQYVISMTHYASHVMEVMLLARLAGLAGKDRQGWFCKIQISPLFETIDDLNRIGEVMGRLFRDPAYSGLLKASGNQQEVMLGYSDSCKDGGILASSWRLYEAQRRVIQLADDEGVSCRLFHGRGGTVGRGGGPTHEAILAQPTDTVHGQIKLTEQGEVLSYRYANPETARYELTLGISGLIKASRCLIEPPPEDRKDYLGVMDELARYGEEAYRKLTQETEGFLDYFYECTPLDGIALLNIGSRPSHRKKADRSLKSIRAIPWVFGWAQSRQTLPAWFGIGYAIERYRGNELDRLVKLQKMYQEWPYFRALLSNTQMSLFKAEMHIARAYARLAENQEQAQAIYGVIEAEYGRTLTQVMNVAGLRGLMEETPDLQHSLARRNIYLDPLNHIQVSLLERYRAERDEEKREEWLDPLLRSINAIAAGMRNTG from the coding sequence ATGAACGATGTTCCGCGAAACGAAGCCCTGGAGCGCGACGTTCAGCTCTTCACAGCCCTGCTCGGGGAGGTGCTGCGCGAGCACAGCCGCAAACGCGTGCTGGTGATCGTGGAGCGTCTGCGCGACGGCTTTATGCAGCTGCGCGAAGGCGACGACCCCGAGCTGCGCGAGAAGCTGATGAAGCGGATCGAGGGATTGGATGCTCAGACCCTTTCGGAGGTCATCCGCGCCTTCAACATCTATTTCGGACTGGTCAATACCGCCGAGGAGTTGAACGCCTATCTCGCCCGCATGGATCTGATCTCGGCCGGGCAACGGCTCTGGGTCGGCTCCTTCGACGATATGGCGCGGGGTCTCAAGGACGACGGGGTGAGCCCGGAAAACTTCCAGAGCCTGCTCGAGCACCTGATCTATCTTCCGGTCTTCACCGCGCATCCCACCGAGGCGAAGCGACGGACGACCTTGGAGACCTTCCGCCGGATCTTCCTGGTCGGCCAGGATCTGCACCGCAGCAAGCTCAACGACGAGGAGCTCGAGGACCGACTCCAGGAGATCCTCACCCAGATCCAGATCCTCTGGAAGACCGACGAGGTGCGTATCCACAAGCCGCAGGTGACCGACGAGGTGCGCCAAGGGCTCTATTTTTTCCGCGAGTCGCTCTTCGAGGCCGTGCCGCAGGTCTATCGCTTCCTGGAGAAGGCGGTGCGCCGGGTCTACGGAGCACAGTGCGGGATCAGTGTTCCGAGCTTCATTCGTTTCGGCTCTTGGATCGGCGGGGACCGCGACGGCAATCCCTTCGTCAAGCCCGAGACCACCGAGCTGGCCGTTCGGATGCACGGCGAGCTGGTCCTGGAGCTGTATCTCGAGCGCATCCGCAAGCTGCACCGCATGCTCAGCCATGCCAGCTCCATCTGCCAACCGTCGCCGGCCTTCTTGGACAGCCTGGATGCCGACGAGGACTACTGGGTCGACACCATGGGCCAGAGCCTGCGCCGCTATGTGCATGAGCCCTATCGGCGCAAGCTCGCGATGATGGATCATCGTCTCGACGCGAACCTGGAGCGGATTCGCGCGCGCATGTCCGGACGGCACGATCCGACACAACCGGCCGGGTATGCGAGCGAACGCGACTTTCTCGCCGACCTCTATCTGATTCGCGACTCGCTGCACCACCACGGCGATGCCAACGCCGCCGCCGGTCCCTTGCAGGATCTTATCCGGCTCGCCGAGACCTTCGGCTTCCACCTGGTTCATCTCGACATTCGTCAGGAATCGATTCGCCACACCGAGGCCGTGACCGAGCTCTTCGCGCGCCAGGCCGGCGCTCCTTACTACCAGGCCTTCGACGAGGAGCAGCGCCTAATGGCCCTGGCGGAGGCCATCGCCCATCCGCACCCCTTCGTGATCGACAAGGCGACCTTGACCCCGGAGACCCGCGAGACCCTGGAGGTCTTCGAGGTGATGGCGCGCATGCGCGCCGAGATCAGCGAGAGTCTGTTCGGTCAGTACGTCATCTCCATGACCCATTACGCCAGTCATGTGATGGAGGTCATGCTGTTGGCGCGGCTTGCCGGATTAGCCGGCAAGGACCGCCAGGGCTGGTTCTGCAAGATCCAGATCTCGCCCCTGTTCGAGACCATCGACGACCTGAATCGGATCGGCGAGGTGATGGGTCGGTTGTTCCGGGATCCCGCCTACAGCGGGTTGCTGAAGGCGTCGGGGAATCAACAGGAGGTGATGCTCGGATATTCGGATTCCTGTAAGGACGGCGGCATCCTGGCCTCGAGCTGGCGTCTCTACGAGGCGCAGCGCCGCGTGATCCAGCTCGCCGACGACGAGGGCGTCTCCTGCCGGCTTTTCCACGGACGCGGCGGCACGGTCGGGCGCGGCGGCGGGCCGACCCACGAGGCCATCCTCGCTCAGCCCACCGATACGGTGCACGGTCAGATCAAGCTGACCGAGCAGGGCGAGGTGCTCTCCTACCGCTATGCCAATCCCGAGACGGCGCGCTACGAGCTGACCCTGGGCATCAGCGGGCTCATCAAGGCCAGCCGCTGTCTGATCGAGCCGCCGCCCGAGGACCGCAAGGACTATCTCGGGGTCATGGACGAGCTCGCCCGCTATGGCGAGGAGGCCTATCGGAAGCTCACCCAGGAGACCGAGGGCTTTCTCGATTATTTCTACGAGTGCACCCCGCTCGACGGCATCGCCCTGCTGAACATCGGCTCGCGCCCGTCACATCGCAAGAAGGCGGATCGCTCCTTGAAGTCCATCCGCGCGATCCCCTGGGTCTTCGGCTGGGCCCAGTCGCGTCAGACCTTGCCGGCCTGGTTCGGCATCGGCTATGCCATCGAGCGCTACCGCGGCAACGAGCTCGATCGCCTCGTGAAGCTCCAGAAGATGTATCAGGAGTGGCCTTATTTCCGCGCGCTTCTGTCCAACACCCAGATGTCGCTCTTCAAGGCCGAGATGCATATCGCGCGTGCCTACGCCCGCTTGGCCGAGAACCAGGAGCAGGCGCAGGCGATCTACGGTGTCATCGAGGCCGAGTATGGACGCACGCTCACACAGGTGATGAACGTCGCCGGTTTGCGCGGTCTCATGGAGGAGACCCCGGATCTCCAACACTCGCTGGCGCGGCGCAACATCTATTTGGACCCCTTGAATCACATCCAGGTCTCGTTACTGGAACGCTACCGCGCCGAGCGGGACGAAGAGAAGCGAGAGGAGTGGCTGGATCCGCTGCTGCGCTCGATCAATGCGATTGCGGCGGGGATGCGCAATACCGGATGA
- a CDS encoding DUF1640 domain-containing protein, whose protein sequence is MGSVVELYEALASAPDDRARARVIASAFERLEERYPHLPDLVTNQQLRETELRLQREIEHVRADLVVRIEQLRGEVKTEIEQLRGEVKTAIERSRNTLLMWLIPLMFAQVGALTALVKLL, encoded by the coding sequence ATGGGCTCTGTCGTCGAACTTTACGAGGCACTCGCCAGCGCGCCTGACGATCGGGCGCGCGCGCGGGTAATCGCTTCCGCCTTCGAGCGTTTGGAAGAACGTTACCCGCACTTGCCGGACTTGGTGACCAATCAGCAGCTGCGTGAGACCGAGCTGCGGCTTCAGAGAGAGATCGAGCACGTACGTGCCGACCTCGTGGTGCGGATCGAGCAGCTCCGCGGCGAGGTCAAGACCGAGATCGAGCAGCTGCGCGGCGAGGTCAAGACCGCGATCGAGCGCAGCCGCAACACCTTGCTGATGTGGCTCATCCCTCTCATGTTCGCTCAGGTCGGCGCATTGACTGCGCTGGTGAAGCTGCTCTGA
- a CDS encoding NifB/NifX family molybdenum-iron cluster-binding protein, whose protein sequence is MKIAITAESSQGLDSQVAQHFGHAPYFIVVDIENGAVTATRDIANPFAEAHQPGQIPDFIKQQEVDVMLSGGMGGRAIAFFAQAGIRTATGASGTVRASLESYLGGSLAAAAPCAESVAHGHG, encoded by the coding sequence ATGAAGATTGCCATTACCGCCGAGTCCAGCCAGGGTCTCGACAGCCAGGTCGCCCAGCATTTCGGCCATGCCCCCTACTTCATTGTGGTGGACATCGAAAACGGTGCGGTCACCGCGACGCGGGACATCGCCAACCCCTTCGCCGAGGCACATCAGCCGGGGCAGATCCCGGACTTCATCAAGCAGCAGGAGGTCGACGTCATGTTGAGCGGCGGGATGGGCGGGCGCGCCATCGCGTTCTTTGCGCAGGCCGGCATCAGAACTGCGACCGGGGCGAGCGGTACGGTGCGCGCGTCGCTGGAGAGCTACCTGGGTGGCTCGCTCGCTGCCGCAGCGCCCTGCGCCGAAAGCGTGGCGCACGGACACGGCTGA